In Flavobacterium sp. N1736, the following are encoded in one genomic region:
- a CDS encoding helix-turn-helix domain-containing protein, whose amino-acid sequence MHLKSFLLLFAVVFFHCTIYSQNSKYDTVFSETAQVLLSSNPKKALSNTDYLYKISNNNAERIKACMLKATLLRQYGIRNEAISALKRADSLAIIDKNYTLQARINGFLSTLFRENEIYSLGKIHLQKALAVSKKIEDKNEMYKFQGNLSQEIAYYEMFDANYSKAIAHLKSGNQLFEKAGSSIDKNFQIAVNDELIAKNYLSLQKVDSAMITYQKAMKELDASQSSNSPLKGFIYNGFANVYYTTGDYKNAIVNYQKAEKIADESNFFALKQEVYNSLLEFYKKTDNKKYILYNEKNLALNKNEEHNRKIIADDLIKSLRKKQVENKSQYQKTTYIIIGICIFSILLILGYYYYRRQQDYKKFKKFINKTQEVPDIDIEAVSEPKKEIAKEYMSEATENSILKSIQEFEKSHFYLNKDLSLNSVAAELNINHRYLSYVINKHKSKDFAGYINELRINYIVDRLRNDSNYLKYKISYLADQSGFSSHSRFTINFKKITGVSPLDFITYLQKEN is encoded by the coding sequence ATGCACTTAAAATCATTTCTTCTCCTATTTGCAGTTGTTTTTTTTCACTGTACAATCTATTCTCAAAACTCAAAATACGACACTGTTTTTTCTGAAACAGCTCAGGTATTATTAAGTTCGAATCCTAAAAAAGCACTAAGCAATACCGATTATCTCTACAAAATTTCTAATAATAATGCGGAGCGAATAAAAGCCTGCATGCTTAAAGCAACTCTTTTACGCCAATACGGAATACGTAACGAAGCTATTTCTGCATTAAAACGGGCAGACAGTCTTGCCATAATCGATAAAAATTACACGCTGCAGGCAAGAATAAACGGTTTTTTATCAACCCTTTTTCGTGAAAACGAAATTTACAGTCTTGGAAAAATTCATTTACAAAAAGCATTAGCTGTTAGTAAAAAAATTGAAGACAAAAATGAAATGTATAAATTTCAGGGAAATTTGTCTCAGGAAATAGCCTATTACGAAATGTTTGATGCCAACTATTCTAAAGCAATTGCACATCTTAAAAGTGGAAATCAATTGTTTGAAAAGGCAGGTTCAAGTATTGATAAAAATTTCCAGATAGCCGTTAATGACGAACTTATCGCAAAAAATTATCTTTCACTGCAAAAAGTGGATTCTGCTATGATAACGTATCAAAAAGCAATGAAAGAGCTCGATGCGTCACAATCGTCAAACAGTCCGTTGAAAGGTTTTATATATAATGGTTTTGCAAATGTTTATTATACTACAGGAGATTATAAAAATGCAATTGTAAATTATCAGAAAGCCGAGAAAATAGCTGACGAATCTAATTTTTTTGCATTAAAACAAGAAGTATATAATTCACTTTTAGAATTTTATAAAAAGACTGATAATAAAAAATACATTCTTTACAATGAAAAAAATCTGGCGTTAAACAAAAATGAAGAGCATAACCGAAAAATCATTGCAGATGATCTTATTAAATCACTCCGAAAAAAGCAGGTCGAAAACAAATCGCAATATCAAAAAACGACCTATATCATTATCGGTATTTGTATCTTTTCTATTTTGCTAATTCTTGGATATTACTATTACCGAAGACAGCAAGATTATAAAAAATTTAAAAAATTCATAAATAAAACGCAGGAAGTTCCTGATATTGATATTGAAGCTGTATCAGAGCCAAAAAAAGAAATTGCAAAAGAATATATGTCTGAGGCTACAGAAAATAGTATTCTCAAAAGCATACAGGAATTCGAAAAGTCTCATTTTTATTTAAATAAGGATTTATCATTGAATTCTGTTGCTGCAGAACTTAATATAAACCACCGGTATTTGTCTTATGTGATTAATAAACATAAATCGAAAGATTTTGCAGGTTATATCAATGAGCTTCGAATAAATTATATTGTTGATCGTTTGAGAAACGACAGCAATTATTTAAAATATAAAATAAGTTACCTTGCAGATCAGTCCGGTTTTTCGTCGCACAGCAGATTTACAATCAACTTTAAAAAAATTACCGGAGTTTCGCCTTTAGACTTTATTACCTACCTTCAAAAAGAGAATTGA
- a CDS encoding GNAT family N-acetyltransferase, with the protein MKIIDPVIDPKINLTKIFSFRNKPIFPSGEDVAEPVEFTIEKARSAHTFWIKQICEETLASALARGTGISGRSPEMLETKMKKGEAVIAFASDGRWAGFSFISAWENGKFVSNSGLIVAPEFRHTGLAKRIKKKIFELSREKYPDARIFSLTSGLAVMKMNHELGFEPVTFSELTNDDLFWENCKTCVNCPILMSKGRKNCLCTAMLYDPKSDTVSS; encoded by the coding sequence ATGAAAATTATAGACCCCGTTATAGATCCTAAAATAAACCTGACAAAGATTTTTTCATTTCGTAACAAGCCAATTTTTCCATCAGGCGAAGATGTTGCTGAACCCGTTGAATTTACTATTGAAAAAGCCAGATCTGCTCACACTTTTTGGATCAAACAAATCTGCGAAGAAACATTAGCATCTGCTTTAGCCCGTGGAACCGGTATTTCAGGACGTTCGCCGGAAATGCTTGAGACAAAAATGAAAAAGGGTGAAGCCGTAATCGCTTTTGCATCAGATGGCAGATGGGCAGGTTTTTCTTTTATTTCTGCATGGGAAAATGGAAAATTTGTTTCTAATTCAGGATTAATTGTAGCACCTGAATTCAGACATACGGGACTTGCAAAAAGAATCAAAAAAAAGATTTTTGAGCTAAGTCGAGAGAAGTATCCGGATGCACGTATTTTTAGTTTAACCTCTGGTCTTGCTGTAATGAAAATGAACCATGAATTGGGTTTTGAACCGGTTACCTTTTCGGAACTTACCAATGATGATCTTTTTTGGGAAAATTGTAAAACCTGTGTCAATTGTCCTATATTAATGAGTAAAGGAAGAAAAAACTGTTTATGCACAGCAATGCTTTATGATCCAAAAAGTGATACCGTTTCCAGTTAA
- a CDS encoding OmpA family protein has translation MKKYLLLWIVLFGLHTTYSQTKLVDKAEKEFDQKAYASVNADNLFNTLVENKFGSAAVYAKLGDSYYFNGDYENAVKAYDYADKLEDEYAFTSGQLFRYSQSLKSVKRYSEATRFIKQLNLKKGNESLNSSIDYLKDIQDQSNRYAIKPVTANSNMPDYGTAFFNNDHVIFTSARDTIGKKYRDAWTGKPYFKLYEATISNGDLIDPKKLTGKINSVYHQSTPVITSDGKFMFFTRSNIKGNKLKSDKSNINHLRIYRATLVDGVWDKIEDLSINNDSYSNAHPALTPDDRKMIFASDRPGSLGQTDLYEVEIKIDGTFGEPRNLGPSINTIGRETFPFITKSGQLYFSSDGQPGLGGLDVFATVKNNDNSYSVTNVGEPINSGDDDFGFVINDEKKGFFSSNRSKNDQIYSLTEFQPVKEIDKTVTVIGKTFDATTGDPLPDVKITVYDKDNRVVDIFYTDNAGEYMLKIPVGDHTIKYEKPGYISSNDVISSKSGSNGVVTINKTLKIDPNATKFPADGSGSISNGDNIVVKPIYFDLNGTKIKKSSMVEMNKIVKILKNYPTSTIDVKSHTDSQGNNEYNLKLSERRAQATIKYLVSKGIRPARVTGKGYGETELLNNCADGVKCSDSEHEINRRSEFIIQFHNKD, from the coding sequence ATGAAAAAATATTTACTACTTTGGATAGTTTTATTTGGTCTGCATACAACATATTCGCAGACTAAATTAGTTGATAAGGCCGAAAAAGAATTCGATCAAAAAGCATATGCATCTGTAAACGCAGATAATCTGTTTAATACTTTGGTTGAAAATAAATTTGGGTCTGCTGCAGTATATGCAAAACTTGGAGATTCATACTATTTTAACGGAGATTATGAAAATGCGGTTAAAGCATATGATTATGCTGATAAGTTAGAAGATGAGTATGCTTTTACCAGTGGTCAGTTATTTAGATATTCACAATCGTTAAAATCAGTAAAACGATATAGTGAAGCCACTAGATTTATTAAGCAGCTAAATTTAAAAAAAGGAAATGAATCGTTAAATTCGAGTATAGATTATCTAAAGGATATACAAGATCAATCTAACAGATACGCTATTAAACCAGTAACGGCTAATTCTAACATGCCGGATTACGGAACTGCATTTTTTAATAATGACCATGTAATTTTTACTTCGGCACGAGATACTATTGGAAAAAAATACAGAGATGCCTGGACAGGTAAACCATATTTTAAGCTTTACGAAGCAACCATTTCAAATGGAGATCTGATAGATCCAAAAAAATTAACCGGAAAAATTAATTCGGTATATCATCAATCAACACCTGTAATTACAAGTGATGGAAAATTTATGTTTTTTACCAGAAGTAATATAAAAGGAAACAAACTTAAATCTGATAAATCGAATATAAACCATCTTAGAATTTACAGAGCAACTCTTGTTGACGGTGTTTGGGATAAAATAGAAGATTTGTCTATTAATAATGATTCGTATTCAAATGCACATCCTGCTTTAACACCTGATGATAGAAAAATGATTTTTGCATCAGACAGACCAGGATCTTTAGGTCAGACAGATCTATATGAAGTCGAAATTAAAATAGATGGCACTTTTGGGGAACCAAGAAATTTAGGTCCATCGATTAATACTATTGGCAGAGAAACTTTTCCTTTTATAACTAAATCGGGACAATTGTACTTTTCATCAGACGGACAACCCGGACTTGGTGGTCTGGATGTTTTTGCTACTGTAAAAAATAATGACAATAGCTATTCGGTTACTAATGTAGGAGAACCTATTAATTCCGGAGATGATGATTTTGGTTTTGTAATCAATGATGAAAAGAAAGGTTTTTTCTCGTCTAACAGAAGCAAGAACGATCAAATTTACAGTCTGACAGAATTTCAACCTGTAAAAGAGATTGATAAAACAGTTACCGTTATTGGTAAAACATTTGATGCGACAACAGGGGATCCTTTACCCGATGTTAAGATTACAGTATATGATAAGGATAACAGAGTTGTAGATATATTTTATACCGATAATGCGGGAGAATATATGCTTAAAATTCCGGTTGGAGATCATACTATAAAATATGAGAAACCAGGTTATATTTCCTCAAATGATGTAATTTCGTCTAAATCAGGAAGTAATGGTGTAGTTACTATTAATAAAACCCTTAAAATTGATCCAAATGCAACAAAATTCCCTGCGGATGGTTCAGGTAGCATAAGCAATGGGGATAATATTGTAGTGAAACCTATTTATTTTGACCTTAATGGTACCAAAATTAAAAAGTCTTCAATGGTGGAAATGAATAAAATTGTAAAAATTCTAAAAAATTATCCAACAAGTACAATTGATGTTAAGTCACATACTGACAGTCAGGGAAATAATGAGTATAATCTTAAACTTTCTGAAAGAAGAGCACAGGCAACAATCAAGTATTTAGTGAGTAAAGGAATTCGACCTGCTCGCGTTACCGGAAAAGGATATGGAGAAACTGAATTACTGAACAATTGTGCTGATGGTGTTAAATGTTCAGATAGTGAACATGAAATAAACAGACGCTCAGAATTTATTATACAATTTCACAATAAAGATTAA
- a CDS encoding type IX secretion system membrane protein PorP/SprF, whose product MKNIFYITVIMLLGVCSASAQQQSQYTQYMYNTMTFNPGYTGSREVVSAMALYRTQWVGLDGAPKTMNFSIQSPLGYHGNGIGLNIVNDEIGPTKNLGAMLNYAYTIETDNELKFSFGISGGIENLVIDYSKLNVENQDAYLTGRESMLSPNVGAGVYVHSYNWYAGLSSPKLLQTSHDDNVAASVYSSKAHFYGIAGYVFDINPYLRFKPAVLAKFVSGAPISLDLSGNFLINDKFTLGAAYRLDAGVSAMAGFQLTDAIQIGYGYDYETTRLSNYNSGSHEFFLRFDLFTKSGKQLINPRFF is encoded by the coding sequence ATGAAAAATATTTTTTACATAACAGTCATAATGTTGCTTGGAGTTTGTAGCGCATCAGCACAGCAACAATCCCAGTATACACAATATATGTATAATACGATGACATTTAACCCTGGTTATACCGGTTCAAGAGAGGTAGTAAGTGCAATGGCTTTATACAGAACGCAATGGGTAGGATTAGATGGAGCTCCAAAAACAATGAATTTCTCTATTCAGAGCCCGTTAGGATATCATGGTAATGGTATAGGTTTAAACATTGTTAACGATGAGATTGGACCAACAAAAAATTTAGGTGCAATGCTTAATTATGCCTATACAATTGAAACAGATAACGAACTGAAGTTTTCTTTTGGAATTTCGGGAGGTATTGAAAATTTAGTAATAGATTATTCAAAATTAAATGTTGAAAATCAGGATGCTTATCTAACAGGAAGAGAGTCTATGTTATCTCCTAATGTAGGAGCTGGTGTATATGTGCATTCGTATAATTGGTATGCGGGATTATCTTCGCCTAAATTATTACAAACAAGTCATGATGATAATGTAGCCGCTTCTGTATATTCTTCTAAAGCACATTTTTATGGTATCGCAGGATATGTTTTTGACATTAATCCATATTTACGATTTAAGCCGGCTGTATTGGCAAAATTTGTATCCGGAGCACCTATATCGCTGGATTTATCTGGAAATTTCCTGATTAATGACAAGTTTACACTTGGAGCGGCTTATCGTTTAGATGCCGGTGTTAGTGCAATGGCTGGTTTTCAGTTAACAGATGCGATCCAGATTGGATACGGATACGATTACGAAACAACCAGGCTGTCAAATTATAACTCGGGTTCTCATGAGTTTTTTCTAAGGTTTGATCTGTTTACAAAATCAGGTAAACAATTGATTAATCCAAGATTCTTTTAA
- a CDS encoding gliding motility-associated C-terminal domain-containing protein: MKKNDSYKVINKLRPVLSRGKSSGGMFSCLMILLICQTGHAQFNNEGEIRVKAGTEMYIYEDYENEESGVFINDGQVSIFKNWLNKGIVGFDPDYKGTTFFRDKDSSKVFKPQLINGDGLSEFQNLVFDNSIDKKQMPFLLQTNINAAGMVSFKNGVINALHEDALVIFGENALHENAGNQSFVDGKVAKKGNARFEFPVGDGNEEKLFFYRPNIADSSLGENTYISQYFLRKTNNEFLPADKKDVAVLKVNNAEYWQVTQESGPDKIILGLTLNDATTPNDFSNLNADEQLAIVRWDGEKWVSEGGIAENISGTNYSNLIMGEVTGYGFFTIGIVKKSIEPRKDEIIVYNAISPNGDGLNDTFHIAGINSYPDNTVEIYNRWGVKVYDTKGYNESDNMFTGYSDGRATIKRGEKLPTGTYFYILRYNKDGNGMEKSGYLYVNNQ, encoded by the coding sequence ATGAAAAAAAATGACTCTTATAAAGTAATAAATAAATTAAGACCCGTTTTGTCACGCGGCAAAAGTTCAGGGGGCATGTTCAGTTGCCTGATGATTTTATTGATTTGTCAAACAGGGCACGCCCAGTTTAATAATGAAGGAGAAATTCGGGTAAAGGCTGGTACCGAGATGTATATTTATGAAGATTATGAAAATGAAGAATCTGGCGTTTTTATAAATGACGGGCAGGTTTCTATTTTTAAAAACTGGCTTAACAAAGGTATAGTTGGTTTCGATCCCGATTATAAAGGAACAACTTTTTTTAGGGACAAGGATTCTTCAAAAGTTTTCAAACCTCAGTTAATTAACGGAGATGGATTGTCGGAGTTTCAAAATTTAGTTTTTGATAATAGTATTGATAAAAAACAAATGCCTTTTTTGTTGCAAACTAACATTAATGCGGCTGGAATGGTTTCTTTTAAAAACGGGGTTATTAATGCTCTTCACGAAGATGCTCTGGTAATTTTTGGTGAAAATGCACTGCATGAAAATGCAGGAAATCAAAGCTTTGTTGACGGAAAGGTAGCAAAAAAAGGTAATGCCAGGTTTGAATTTCCTGTTGGTGATGGTAATGAAGAAAAGCTATTTTTTTACAGACCTAATATTGCAGACTCTTCATTAGGAGAGAACACCTATATATCTCAATATTTTTTAAGAAAAACAAACAATGAGTTTCTTCCGGCAGACAAGAAAGATGTTGCTGTACTTAAAGTAAACAATGCAGAATACTGGCAGGTAACTCAGGAGAGCGGACCAGATAAAATTATTTTGGGTCTTACTCTGAATGATGCAACAACACCAAATGATTTTAGTAATCTAAATGCCGATGAACAACTGGCAATAGTTCGCTGGGATGGTGAAAAATGGGTAAGCGAAGGCGGAATTGCTGAAAACATATCCGGCACTAATTATTCAAACCTTATTATGGGTGAAGTAACAGGATATGGATTTTTCACAATAGGAATTGTTAAGAAATCAATTGAACCACGTAAAGATGAAATAATAGTTTACAACGCTATTTCGCCAAACGGAGATGGTCTTAATGACACTTTTCATATTGCAGGAATTAATAGCTATCCGGATAATACAGTTGAAATATACAACCGTTGGGGTGTAAAAGTGTATGATACCAAAGGATATAATGAAAGTGACAATATGTTTACAGGATATTCTGATGGACGCGCCACAATAAAAAGAGGAGAAAAACTACCAACCGGAACTTATTTCTATATCCTGAGATATAATAAAGACGGGAATGGAATGGAGAAATCAGGTTATTTATATGTAAATAATCAATAA
- a CDS encoding peroxiredoxin family protein, with protein sequence MKRKLYISVMVIFSVTALQAQTVQISLPHYAGKEYSYALTQGDKRDTIAKGMLTKTGTAALVLPKAYKGYKGLAQFTVAKTQNIEFIVNNENIAVSSTAEQFTAENVKITNSPENDFIKAAQQQKSILDKMGIAKAVLQVYQPQEPLYIVFEKEKANLNSQFAIQQTLVQNSPLYAARVREMLNFLMHTGNTPDMSEEDLIKQFSPYIRNTLDIDALYTSNLWSPVIQNWVQMQQYAVKDDAVLFEDAKVILSRIKSNTVYTAFAEKMVGVFAKAGKDYLVTELGAYAAKSGRVLNPGNNLLSAMNDLGAGSIAPVLQTATGKKTIKNKTLLFFFESGCNNCENEMHSLLGNYDVVTKNGFEVITVAADLTKNAGDGHGHVFPWKDQLCDYKGFKGPNFINYGIIGTPTFFVIDEKGKITGRYATLAEAGVLQ encoded by the coding sequence ATGAAAAGAAAATTATATATAAGTGTCATGGTTATTTTTAGTGTAACCGCACTACAGGCACAAACCGTGCAAATAAGTTTACCGCACTATGCAGGTAAAGAATACAGCTATGCGCTTACACAAGGAGATAAAAGAGATACTATAGCAAAAGGTATGCTTACCAAGACCGGTACTGCTGCATTGGTACTTCCTAAAGCATACAAGGGGTATAAGGGTCTTGCACAGTTTACTGTTGCTAAAACTCAAAATATAGAGTTTATTGTAAACAACGAGAACATTGCCGTAAGCAGTACAGCAGAGCAGTTTACAGCAGAGAATGTAAAAATCACCAACTCGCCTGAGAATGATTTTATAAAAGCAGCGCAGCAGCAAAAAAGCATACTCGATAAAATGGGTATTGCCAAGGCAGTTTTGCAGGTTTATCAGCCACAAGAACCGTTATATATCGTTTTTGAGAAAGAAAAAGCAAACCTGAACAGCCAGTTTGCCATACAGCAAACCCTGGTACAAAATAGCCCGCTATATGCAGCGCGCGTACGCGAAATGCTCAATTTTTTAATGCATACAGGCAATACCCCAGATATGAGCGAAGAAGATTTAATTAAGCAGTTTAGTCCCTACATTCGCAACACCCTCGATATAGATGCCTTATACACCAGTAATTTATGGAGTCCCGTAATACAAAACTGGGTACAAATGCAGCAATATGCCGTAAAAGACGATGCAGTATTGTTTGAGGATGCCAAAGTAATTTTATCGCGTATAAAAAGCAATACGGTGTACACTGCTTTTGCAGAAAAAATGGTGGGTGTATTCGCCAAAGCCGGAAAAGATTATCTGGTAACAGAATTAGGCGCATATGCAGCAAAATCCGGCAGAGTACTAAATCCGGGTAATAATTTGTTAAGTGCCATGAATGATCTTGGTGCCGGTTCTATAGCTCCGGTTTTGCAAACTGCAACAGGTAAAAAAACGATTAAAAATAAAACCCTATTATTCTTTTTCGAATCAGGATGCAACAATTGCGAAAACGAAATGCATTCGTTATTGGGTAATTACGATGTAGTTACAAAAAATGGTTTCGAAGTAATTACCGTTGCTGCAGATTTAACAAAAAATGCCGGTGACGGTCACGGTCACGTGTTTCCCTGGAAAGATCAGTTATGTGACTATAAAGGATTTAAAGGCCCAAATTTTATCAACTACGGCATCATAGGAACCCCAACCTTTTTTGTTATCGACGAAAAAGGTAAAATCACAGGCCGTTACGCAACCTTAGCCGAGGCAGGAGTTTTACAATAA
- a CDS encoding YheT family hydrolase, which translates to MPLIEQSEYNFPSIIHRNRHISTIYAALFKKFDAPGYTREKLELNDGDFINIDFIIDDPKKAVILCHGLEGDSRRTYNNSCAAYFQQKSFSVFAWNNRTCGGEMNRLPRLYHHGAVDDLDEVVQFVLRKGFEDVYLIGYSMGGVQLLNYFGWKKIDERIKAAVSISVPTHIATSAEVLKQGFNRVYLKNFTIDIKRKLKHKAAQFPDFINSDQIDKITSFDEVDHYFTAPLHGFASRDDYYQRVSPEFSLKNITTPVLIINSLDDPFLGERCYPRAIAKDSAYVYLETPKYGGHCAFPLRNSMYSYAEKRAYEFFKSCGPVEIFKA; encoded by the coding sequence ATGCCGCTAATTGAACAATCAGAATATAATTTTCCTTCTATTATTCACCGCAACAGGCATATATCGACTATTTATGCTGCTTTATTTAAAAAGTTTGACGCTCCGGGATACACAAGAGAAAAACTGGAGTTAAATGATGGAGATTTTATCAATATCGATTTTATTATAGATGATCCTAAAAAAGCAGTTATTTTATGTCATGGTTTAGAAGGAGATTCCCGCAGAACCTATAATAATAGTTGTGCGGCTTATTTTCAGCAGAAAAGTTTTTCAGTTTTTGCATGGAATAATCGAACTTGCGGAGGAGAAATGAACCGTCTTCCAAGGCTTTATCATCATGGTGCGGTTGATGATCTTGATGAAGTAGTTCAGTTTGTTTTACGAAAAGGATTCGAAGATGTTTATTTGATTGGATATTCAATGGGAGGTGTTCAGCTTTTGAATTATTTTGGCTGGAAAAAAATTGATGAGCGTATAAAAGCAGCGGTCTCGATTTCAGTACCAACTCATATTGCAACAAGTGCAGAAGTACTCAAACAAGGCTTTAACAGAGTTTATTTAAAGAATTTTACAATTGATATTAAAAGAAAGCTGAAACACAAAGCTGCACAGTTTCCTGATTTTATAAACAGTGATCAGATTGATAAAATTACTTCTTTTGATGAGGTTGATCATTATTTTACAGCACCGTTACATGGCTTTGCAAGTCGGGATGATTATTATCAGCGTGTTTCTCCTGAATTTTCACTTAAAAATATTACTACTCCGGTTTTGATTATTAATTCTCTTGATGATCCTTTTTTAGGTGAAAGGTGCTATCCCAGAGCTATAGCAAAAGACAGCGCTTATGTTTATCTTGAAACTCCAAAGTATGGAGGACATTGTGCTTTTCCGTTGCGTAATTCAATGTATTCTTATGCAGAGAAAAGAGCGTATGAGTTTTTTAAATCCTGCGGACCTGTAGAAATTTTTAAGGCTTAA